One part of the Rhodothermales bacterium genome encodes these proteins:
- a CDS encoding DUF6588 family protein, translated as MPRLLSLSVAALAMLTFARPISAQDLQETLSQVGEIYARAYVDPLAEALGADLNTGLFHTARVGNNRVGLHFYLGVKASATFLASSRQSFDLTYTGTVPLAFDIGSETVTFDVPATFTVTDAPSIFGDETAGLATVNVRYDTTFSTLGLVLPVRFDSTLAPRETIGGLLRTDVAPLLVPQAGLGTILGTDIMVRWLPTITVADVGSVGLFGFAVRHSINQYLPALPVDLAIQAAWQHVQVDDADDASVIDARTFAVNAAVSKRIGVLTLYGGVQTERSDIEFAYEAAVDGSDVGVSSIPVRFTVSGGGRTRGIFGMGLSLGPVLINSDISVGQTTVVSAGFGFAF; from the coding sequence ATGCCCAGATTGCTCTCCCTCTCCGTTGCCGCCCTTGCGATGCTGACGTTCGCACGGCCGATTTCCGCGCAGGACCTCCAGGAAACGCTCAGCCAGGTCGGCGAGATCTACGCCCGCGCGTACGTCGATCCGCTGGCGGAGGCCCTCGGGGCCGACCTCAACACCGGGCTCTTCCACACGGCGCGTGTGGGCAACAACCGCGTCGGGCTTCATTTTTACCTCGGCGTGAAGGCTTCGGCGACGTTTCTGGCGAGCAGCCGGCAGTCGTTCGACCTGACGTACACCGGCACCGTGCCGCTCGCCTTCGACATTGGGAGCGAGACCGTCACCTTCGATGTGCCCGCGACGTTCACCGTCACCGACGCCCCGAGCATCTTCGGTGATGAAACGGCCGGCCTGGCGACTGTGAACGTCCGCTACGACACGACCTTCAGCACGCTGGGCCTCGTGCTGCCCGTCAGGTTCGACTCCACCCTTGCCCCCCGAGAGACCATCGGCGGGCTGCTCCGCACGGACGTCGCACCGCTGCTCGTCCCGCAGGCCGGCCTGGGCACCATCCTCGGTACCGACATCATGGTGCGCTGGCTGCCCACGATCACCGTCGCCGATGTCGGGTCTGTCGGGCTCTTCGGTTTTGCCGTTCGCCACAGCATCAACCAGTATCTGCCCGCGTTACCCGTCGATCTGGCCATCCAGGCAGCCTGGCAACATGTCCAGGTGGATGACGCCGACGACGCCTCGGTGATCGACGCGCGCACGTTTGCCGTCAACGCGGCCGTGAGTAAACGCATCGGCGTCCTCACCCTCTACGGAGGCGTGCAGACGGAGCGCTCCGATATCGAATTTGCCTACGAAGCGGCTGTGGACGGGTCGGACGTAGGGGTTTCCTCGATCCCCGTCCGATTCACTGTAAGCGGCGGCGGCCGGACGCGCGGCATCTTCGGGATGGGGCTGAGCCTCGGGCCGGTGCTGATCAACAGCGACATCAGCGTTGGGCAAACCACGGTGGTCTCGGCCGGCTTCGGGTTTGCGTTTTAA